The Drosophila sulfurigaster albostrigata strain 15112-1811.04 chromosome 3, ASM2355843v2, whole genome shotgun sequence genomic sequence GAAAGCGCTTCCAAACAAATGGGGCGTAAAAATAAAGTAGCATGAAGAGGTAGCAAACGACATGAAACTTTTTCCAAATCGATTAAGCTGTGACAACCTGCACAACCTGCACAGCGTCCTTCACAAAGTGTTTAAGGTTAACgtttgaaaagtgaaaagaattTTTACGAACAAAAACTCCCCCCgctcctctctttctctctccctctctgatCGGCTAACCGCAGGAATTGTAAAAGCAGCTGGAGTTTTGGAGCCATTGTGAGCAACAGAGCTGCAGCCCTGAGCTGCATTTTACCTATGCAGCGGaaactattttcaaaatcTGACGAAAATTGTGCACTGGAAATAAGCCCCAGcacacaaataaatgcaacgATGCGGCGCCATTTGGCAGTCgagtttccttttcttgtttttggtCTAAACGTTGAGAAGGAACCAAAAGCGAAACACAGCGAAAAATGAATGTGAAGTAGTTATTGCTGCAAAACCCTTAAAATTATTGTCAatactgtaaaatatttttaaaaatatagttcAGTTTAGATTgaagttttaaataatatatttacaaagtataaaaagttttattgaatattcTCCTTATTTTGTGTAcccttttaaatttaatttaatttgcaacaatttttttattaaacaatgttatttatatttaaattacttgaCAAATTTACTAAACACAACAAACTCAACAGGTTGAGCTACTCTTTTTGGCAAGTGTATCGAGTAAATGTAACGTTAAGCAATGGCAAGTTATTGGCCAAAAGTGTAGCAGAAAATTTTGCTGACTGCTGCCAGCAGCAGAAGAGACTCTGAACCAAAAGCGGGATTCTGTTCCCCTCTTTCTCTTACCACCTTCTCCCTCTACAAGCCAAGCTGCCACCCGTTCAATGCCTTTGGCTTAAGCGTCGCACTTCACTTAACTTTTTCTCCATCTtttctctcctttttttttgttgcaaaagGGAAGCTATACGAATTCTCcagtgttttgcttttggtcaAGTATGATTGGAATTTTATATGGCGCAGGAGGTTCGACGGCAACGTCAAAATGGCCAACACGTAGCCAGAGAGAAGGAAAAGTTGGAGtaggagaagaagaaggacGAAGACGTAGTCGAAGTCGAAGAGCTGAGCTCAAGTGTTTGACTTTTAGTTGGTTGGGTTTCGTCGACGGGCTCTCGGCGAGGGCTGcttaaaagcattttgcagAGCATAGCAAATTGTTACTTGGTCAGTgcttgtattattattaatttatgtatggCGTAGTTCGATCAAATCAATAAACTAGTCACGTTTGTAACAGTCCAacttcgagttgagttgaactgagcagcagcaagccGGAAACACAATGACAAAACCGGATGCTCCTTGCTGCTTCGCAACGAAACAAAAAggccatttgcaatttgttgttgttcctcttgCAATGGAGTGGAGAGACGAGGGGAAGGCGAAAGTCTGAAGCAAAAAGAATGCTTAATTTATGTGCGCTTATCAAAATGGCGCTAATTGAAAATTAGCCTGTTATCATGCAATTATCTATAGACTCGTCTCTCTCAGTCTTTTGACTCATGTGTGtccgtgtgtttgtgtgtttgtgtgctgtggccaaattcaatttccacATCTGATAGATAAGCGGCCAAATGAAGCTGCCGACTCGCTGGCGGAAGCACGAACACAgctctccatctccatctctatctCTGCAGGCTACTTCATATGCGATGTGCGAGTGTGTCGAGTATTTTGATTTGTGCGCCCAGAGATTCACAGATAAACGTGGCGCAAATTAAGAGAGAGATACaggcaaaagagagagagggggaatcACACATCTCCCCATCCTCATATCAACTGCATGACTCATGCATCGCAAGAGCAGTTGGAAAATGAATGGGGAACGGGGAAAAAGTCAATAGACCATGGTACGGAAAATTTATGGCCAAATAAACGCGAGGTCTTTAGCCAACTTCTGTGAATGGAGAAGCTGTGCGTGAATTGTTTTACAATACTGTAATTGTGGCAGGATGTAAATCCAAAATGAGTTGATTGCGCCAATCGCAATGAATTCCACATGTCAATTACTGATATCTCGAGtatctaaaaaatatttatcttttttttaatatgcgttttattgcaatttcaaaataaaaataaatatttcaaaaatataactattacatatttattgaatcaGTTGGaattacaacaaataaatagtttttatttgtgtattaaaaagagttttattttgtaaatcaatttaaatttggaaaaatcaaaatgacatatttatttattatatttatttctgtaCTATGCATTTGTTGAACTGTTTTCATATAAGTTTGCGCTTCTTTctctatattaatttaaatttggaaaaatgtaaatgatattttagtttattttttttattttgctatgcatttcattaaaatttcaaattaaattaaatattcgtCTATATCAAAGCAAGCAATTACCCATCAAAATTtgcgaatatatttttattgaaataaattaaaggaattgagtgcatttttatttacatacgtgtttttcaaatgttaatttattctATGTTtctatatttgaaataatatcgTTGCCGttagtttgtttttggcaatcataataaatattaataacatttttgggGAGTGTTTTTAGTATTGGAAATGTGTaaaaaacaactgcaatgCAGACAGATCAAAGCAGTGTGTGAAAATTGTGatgcaataaaaactaatcaaataaataaataaagaacaaaGGCAAGCAAtacgagacagagagacagagagagagagatgacaACGCTTCAGAGAGTGAGAAAAAAAGGAATAGCAATTGCGAAATAAATGCTACAAACAATTGACAATAAACTACACGAGATATAAACATGCTGACatataaacacaaacacacacacagcgacacacacacacatacatggaCATATGAATCGTCGCAGtcacacatacgcatataaataaaattaaaagaggCAACCAGAGCAAAAAGAAgctacaacacaaaaaatagaagaTGGAGGAGAAAAAAGCAtcagagcaaataataaataaactacagTTCATGTCATGTCAGCAAcaagaggaacaacaacaacgaaactgCCAAAATGGAAGGGAAATGGGATTTGGGAAGAGAAGAGCatagcaaacagcaaaagaaaagaaaccaAACGAATCGAGGAAGATGGCGAGGGGGAACGGAGATGGGGATAGGAAAAGTGGGAAACCAAGAGAAATGAAAAGGCAGCACAAGTGGGACAAGTGAGGCGACGAGTTATACAGATGCGTGTAGTTAAATTAATGAGATCTTTAAGTTGGGTAATTTATACAGACCcgaacaaattgaaataggCCATATTTCCagcaataaaattaacttaacGGACAGACGCAGCACAAGTTCATCGCATCTCAATTTTAGCTACTAAGTATAGAacatattttagaaataatacacaattttattgcatttaaaagaaaaatgaaattttaaaatgtagttCTTGGAGCCGTTGTACCTCCTTGTAggaataaaatgaatatttaattaataatcttaaaaatgaaattcatatcAAAAATTAACTTTACTTTCTGTTTAAAATCCTTTGCACGCTTTGTATGAAAACACTTTCGAAATTGTAGGATATGtctaattgaattgaaagaaattatcttcatttgtattaaaagctaaaattatattttgtttaaaatgacATATGTATGTCTTAAGTCTCTCAAAATATCAGCCTCTAATTTTAAGGTATATTGAAAGTATCacaatattaaaagttattttaaatcATTGAGATAAGATTTTCTTAACAATCTTTCCTGGCTACTGAGATAATATCTTCCACGAAAATACATATTAGAATTATATATACCAGGATAAAATGGGCTCTTCTAATATAAAGAACATTTTTTAGCAATCTTTCAATATATGCTAAAACTCTAGCCATAATTTTCTCTGACTTACAAATTCACCGGGTTCCAGAAATTATTAGACATCAATAAACTATTATTACTAGCTTGTTCGTATATCCTTAAAACCactttaaaagttattttcgAAACGTATCATAGCTAATCAATTAGATTAAAAAGTGACACAGCCAAAACTGAAAGCAAGAAGCTAATGAACTGTCGAAAAAGTCAATAATTCCTTAACAATAAGCTAATTGATCCGGTTGTTTTTGTCCTCTGCTTTATCGAATTTATGAGAATTGCAGGACTAAAGGACTACAACGAGAACAGAGAAGTCTGCTCAGCCATAGCAGTTCGTTCGTTCAATGCTTTTAGCCCCGCTTTAACTCCAATAATCCGAGATGGACCCGTGGGCCGAGTTTCATCAAACTCAAAAATGTCAGACCAGTCACAGCGGGGAATGCGAAAGGGGGGGCGAGAGTGGAGAACTGCTGTCATTTGGTTGGGATTGGTTTGGCACGTGCAAACACGGAATGGGAATCGCAATACACATGCACGATTTATATGGATCTGATGCTCTGTTATTGCAATATTGGTAAAAGCTGTCGATGATGGCGCGACTTCGACGCGCGACCAGCTTCAACTCAATTATCAAACTTTGGATGCCAATTCCCCGTTTCACTCGCCACTCACCAGGCTATTCACTCATCCAGTTCTCGCTACTCACACGTTCAGGCATATTTTCTGGGGGTTGGGGGGTGGAGGAAGTTATAAACGTGAACCATGCCAGGAGGAGTCCAGGAGTCCCCGCACAAACGACAAACGGAAATGGATTTTTGATTGAGTGcacaataaaatgtgaaatgcattttacagctcaaaaacagacaaaaacccaccaaaaataaaaaacacacttgcacacacaaattgcgCACCATCGAACTCAAAGTGGAGTTTAgccatctatatatatatgtatatatatatgtatcccCATACttacgatatatatataaaatatatccaGTCCACTCCACTGTGCacattttatacttttgtgtgtttcaTTCTTTTTTGCAGCTGTCCGAAAttgttgcaattgaaatgaaactgGCTGTGCGGCATTATTGCAAATTGAGCGGCGAACCAAAGCGTTTTCCCCCCCGCCTCTCTTGTAACACACTTGCTATCGGCAAACCGCTGCAAACCTTTTTAATTTGCGCACAAAGTTgcgatttatttgctttttgctacCATATTGATGCCGCCTTCATGAAagtcaatttatttcattataaagTGCATAGGTTTTTGGATCCCATATCTCTCCGCCCCTGCCTccatttttttgcttgctcCCTTTTTATGGCGCATATTTGGCGAAATTTATTGGCCTCATGGCTAACAAATTGCGAACACaatgtcgaaaaattatagcctcgacgtcgtcgacgtcaacgtcatactgaatgcaataaaaaacaggataaattaaatgatatatCGATCTCCGAAGCTTAAATACCCTGGccaatttatcaaacaattcaTATGTCATCTGCTTACAGATAGCTGTGAAATATTTATCAGAAATCAAAGGAGTctttatgtaaacaaatatttttaataaaactaaagcgttaacaaaatatatgaaaagaTTTATagatttctatattttaaatattagaaaaataattataattataagttaaacttaaaaattgtatttcataaTTCTAAAATTGAACTCCACAAATAGTGAATTTAAATCAGTAAGGCAATCAACCTTCAGCTTAGGGTATCAAAGGCAAACGTTCTTATAAATATGCTAAGAAAATATTCGTTCTGCTTAACACAAAAGTAAGTCAACAAGCAAGAGTCAAGAGGGGAGTCAGAGTCAATGCTTTTGGCATTCAGTCAGTCACATTCAGAAACGTTGccaatttcaatataatttccCAGTGGCCAAATTGTGTTGCCAACTTCTGTGGGACAGAGGTTGGGACATGCGTCTTCAATAGCTATCGATACCAGTCTGCGACTGGCTTCCAAAATTCGGTCTAGACGGTTGTCTAATGACAAACGCAAACCACAaaagacgacaacgacgtcgacgtcgacgagAGAAATACGGAAAATGTTATGCAAGTCAGTCAAATGGAAATGCCTTGGCCCTGTCCTATCCTGTCCTTTCTTGTCCGTTCCTGTTCGGTCATGTCGTGGCCTCTGTGCAGACACagtgaatgcaaaataaataaactcaactttaaataaaactcaTCGATGACTGCGTTGACTCTAACTCCGCTTCgactctgtgtctgtgtctttCGGCTAATTCGTATTGACAAAAGCTAAAATTTTCCAGCTGCGCATCGAAGCACATTCAGATTGAATGACGGCCAAGATCGAGAGATGATTCGTTATTCAtaaattgcatgcaaaatgaacaaatcaaatgcttgaaatgagcaaaaaagAATTGgctcatcatcattatttatGCGCTTCTGCTCTCCTCTGGctccaaaaatcaaataaaatgacgACGCTTTTGAAACTTTTAACACACAAATTTACATAGACAGAGAAAAGACTGTCTTaggtcgtcgacgtcgttttcaaaaattaatatgcaaatgagcCACAACGAGAGTGTTCTCTTCTCTAGtgaaatttttggttttagcgCAGAAACTTCATTTTCGCTATAAAACCCAAATGTTTGGCCAAAAGCagttttagtattatttttaaaacgaacATGAAGCGGTCTTTCACTTTTCTTTGCGGAGGTGCGTTTAATAATGTTGTAAGAAATCAGCTAATATAGTCTATATAAATTAAGAACTTTATCAAAGTGAAGCGTAGAATTTTAAGAATGTGCTAAAAATGTACGATGTGCaaacaaaaacttatttatataaagtGCTTTCGAccagaaatttaaattgtaatttaacgAATTggaatcaaaatgaaataaagtacAGTTAGTGGCTAAAATGTGTCAAAGGATATTGTAGGAAACTCAGTGGCAACCCGCATATTTTCTGAGAGAACTGCATCCATCGCATACCCAGAAACTGTCTCTGGAACCTTCTGAAAACCGTAAGATATGGGGACAAGGACGACCAGcgaaaatacacaaattctTGGAAAGGTGTCCCAGGGTGTTATCGCGAAAACCCAAAATCCAAACGCGAATGGAAAAACTCCAAAAAAATCTTAGCGTCGCGACGCTGCCGAAGTACGGCGCTAAGTTGGAAGCCCTAATTGAGGCTTAAAACAAGAAGCAGCCGGCAAAAATTTGGTTGGGTACCCAATATCCCAGTCATAAAGCCATAAATAATCCGTGGAAAATCCCAGACAACCAACTTAAGCGATAGCGAATGGAATGCCTGCGAATGATCTTTATGACGAACACGCGTCCAGGATCACGTCGCGCTAATGAGACGTGGAACTACCTGCAAAGGGTATTCGCAAATTCAGCCAGGATAGTGCTACCTGCTTACTATTTAAGGATGCGGTCGACATGTCCTGGGCATCAGAACAGCATCAACTGTCAAACCGTGAAGATCTATCGCTCTCAAGATGAAAGTCTGCCAGAATCAGAAAATGGACAAAGCCGAAAAGAAGCGTCAGAAGACACTgcacaaacaaatgaaagcCAAACATCATGAGCAGAAGCTGCAGAAACACTCGAGGAAAATGCTACGCTCAACTGAACCCGTCAGCTTTCCGTATCAGATCTTTTTGCATCGCTTGGAACTGCGTAAATCGGAAAAAGATTTCTCCTATCTGCGTCTATCTCGATCGAAAATTATGCTGACCGCTCAACTGATTGACAAGAATATTGGAAACTGTAACAAACTCTGCACTGTGGATGATCTCAAGGTGCTCAGCCGTGAAGTGCAATTCAAGAAGCGTCTCATCAAGCAAGTGGATCGCCTGGAACAATTCCGAGAGTTGGGACTCAATGAACTTGTGCTCGACGGCAAGCGAACTGCACTTTGATTTCAGATTGATCAACTACACCTTACTTTAAGCTACTCGATTCGATTTagattgtaattattttttatcaaataaaatttgacttgacatttaaatttgttgcctTCTCACTAACACATTTCACACCTTTCAGTTCTGCTGCTCAGCTGCAAATTCTGTGTTTCTCAAGAGTTAACTCAGAACAAAACCAATATCGAACCCAATGATAACGATGAGGCTCATCGATTAAAGTCCTTGTTGGATGCTATTCGTCCGAGCACTACAGTGAAACCTCTCAGCACCTCCTCCACTTCTAAGCCCAAGGCTAATGTCAGCTCTCCTATCAAAGATGAGCCAGATTTCAGCTTCCAGAATGAACGTCTGCCCTTGCTCTCAGATGATGAAGTCAACAGTTTGACAGATGACGCCAATCCCTTGTATTTCCTCAAGCAGATGCCAGAAGAACCAAAGACACAGGTAGCTAACACCTCTTTTATAACTCTTTCTAAATCTGACTAACTGTTTAGCTGCACCTGGTGACAAATGTATAATAACTCTTTTATAATCTACATAATTATTACCACGCACCTGGTGAGAGTTTCACTTTCTACCTGTCAAATGAGGTTATCatatagaatattattttatttacgaaGTACTTATGTACCTGTTGgcacaaatataatttcaaaaaccaaaaatacatatgtagcaATTTTAGAAACTTCGTTGAATATTTTACTATGAAGCTACAGTCGACGATTAGATATAAAAATTTCTGaataactttattttgtttttaatttaatggaAAATGCTATGTAACTTgcatttttaaagttaaaaaactttaattataattaaattctagTTAAAAGACTCCAAGTTTTGTTCATGATAATTGACaggcttttgttattttattctgTTATTCTATTTCtggatttgtttgtttttgaaaCGTAATACtagaaaaatatgtatacaaaatcCTAATATTTTGTAGAAGTGAATATTAGAGCTTAAAACATCTACAAATATTGTTGATGCTAATCAACTTTCCAAAAtgtagttatttttttattactatgTATATTTCGTAGAGgtgaaatagtaaataaaaactttgccaatatttttaatgctgttCAGCTTTCGAAAATTGAGCTATGCAAATGTGAAGAcatcattttttgtatttatatgatatatttcaaaagtCTGTGCTTAATTGTTTTAGTGTTGAATATAAACAAATCTTCTTTTTATGCTTTCTGCCAAATTCTGCCATCTTTTCAGTCCGTGCAAGAAACCAAACCAGATCCCGTGTCAGCTCCCGCTCCAATTCCCGTTTCTGGTTCTCCCATATACATCACCATTCCCATTTACATTAACACCGCTGGCAAGATGCCGCTCACATTAACAATTGGCGATCAGGAAGTATCGTTGGCACATCAGCAGAGATTAAATCAAGGAAATAGACGAGCCTCCACCAAGGTGCCAAACTCGCACTTTAACCGACTGCTGGAGATGGTTGAACCACCCAAAAGACGAACCACAAATCGACATCGCAGCCCAAGTCGCAGCAAGATTCAAGCAATCAAGGAACACGGCTCAACACAGCTCTACAAGGAGTTCAATCGCAAAAAGTCAAATTAgtgaaaaacacaaaatactcattgaaaaatgttcgatgtatttttgatatttaaaaactaagcaataaatagttaaattaaatatatagttgaggtatttttttgttgtgcagcGCTTTAAACTGCATTGCTAGCTCCAGCGGGCTTTGCGGGTTTTGTTTCGTTGTCAGTGGGAACTGGAGCTGGAACTTCGGCGACAACTGCAGCCTCTTCAGTTTGCTTCTCAGGCACTTCGGTGACCTTATCCTCCTCCTGCTTCTTGTCCTCCTCTTCCTTTTTGTCCTCATCTACAGTGGTTGCTGGACTCACCtcgtcttcatcatcatcggcgGCATCAATCACCTGCTCGATGGTCTGCTGAATAAAGTGCTGGAAGAGCTGGAAATATTGCAGCGCATTATTGGTCACCTGCTCGGTGGGCAGCCCCGTGGTGACCTTATTGAGTGCATCACGTATGAGCACCAACACTGGCTTGCGAGTTGTGGTGGGCACTTCGCTTGCGCTAGGATCTACGACAGCGTTGTGCTCCTCAACTGGCGCAGCGGGTGCTTCGGGagcagcctcagcttcagcgGTTTCCTTGGCAGgttcagctgctgcttcgcGACGTCTGCGAATGAATGAtgcatcatcgtcgtcgtcatcctcTTCCTCATCATCGTCAGCAGCCGAATCGTTCTTTTGCTCtgcctcatcatcatcatcatcgtcgtcggcTTCCTCATCGCTCTCCACGCTTGAGCTTTCCGCTCGCGTTTTACGCAAGACAACCAAATCGCTGTCCTTAACAGCCTCCACCTCATGCTCCATATTAGTGGGAGCTGAGCTCACGGCCAAAGCCATGATGAGCAAAGCAGCTgcacaaatggaaatggataTTCAATATTAAAGGAATTAGAAAAAGCGTATTTCAAAGACTTTACCCAGTGTGAGGTAAATGTGCTTGACCATGTTGGTTGGCAAATCCTTGAGTGCTACGTCGAGTGTGGACAATGTGCGGGGCACAGAGTTGACTTTTGCAGTTTTGCGGTCTTTATGAGCGAATCCAGCgctttgctttcgctttttatagcaacgacaacgacagtcGAAATGAAAGTAAACATGAAACAAGGCGAATGAGCCACGAGCCGCTGAGCCGCTGAGCGAGCTCTAACGCCACTGGAGAGGCGATCTGGTCTGGTCTTCACTCTGAGCAATATCATATCTAAAGCAACCGCTTTTACTGCAACTCTCAGCTCTCAGTCTCTGGCTCAGTCTTgatctcagtctcagtctcaagCTCTTTCTTTTTACATCTTTTGTTTACCTCGTTTTCTtctactcacacacacaatacacaaaagaaaccgaaatcatttatttaaaattcggTTTCTGGTCACTTCTTTCATAAATCTGTTTATTTATGCCCAACTCTTGGCCCTCTGTTGTTCCTCCTCGTCTGTCGCGTTTGTTTGGCTAAAACATTAACACTCATTTGCCAGTCGCGGGCGTTATGAGGGCAGTCTCCAATTCCACTTTCCTTCCCCTCTTTAAAGTGTGGAGctatatgcaaatatgtttAGGTTCCATAAGGTATACAACAAAAGGGATTTTTCTTACTTTTCGGCTGACGCACTTAATTGACtgattaaatttcttttggcAATCAGTCATTGCTCTCTGCGCACacttaacataattatgtaaTAATTAGCGTCCACTTTTGTGGATCCCACACCACACGATACAAACGatacattttattgaatattgaatttagATTTGAATGCTGCGTCATCAGTGGGCACTTTCTAATGCATTTCGGAAACTCGAAAACTTTTCCATAATGTGGCTTAATACGAAAATCAAACCCAACTGATAACAATAGCTGATCACGCGTATAAATGAATCATATTGATATGTTTGGGGGACTTCAGAGAAAGCAGTAAAGAGCATATGATTGTTAACAATTAACAGATGataatcttaaataaattatagcctaaatttaaattaatatccTTACATATTAATCAGTTCAAAAGAAATGGCCAAAATGCACAGTTCCCAACTTTCTACGCGTTTTGCATTTGTCTCTCATATTAATACTATAATTAATTACCAAATAAAACAGAGGAtaaattttaactttattcGAATTTCTGGAATAAAAAATAGACCAAATTTGCATCACAAAATAAAGACAACTTCTTATATTGGTAAGaaaaaatgctataaataGCATCttgccatttttttgttattcattaaaattattttgtaaatgttttcaagtaaaatcaataaataaaatgtaaaaataattccTTATTTACAGCAAAAGAAAgattaaattacttttcagCAAAAATCTTTTCGAcgtaataaattataaatatctaGTGATGACTTTAGTTATTGTTTATagcttataaatattgtattttattaaaagttgctatcaaaaaattgaaaaacaatttcttatttcgagaagaacaaaatataaaaaaaatatatttcatcaaAATCTCTACAAACACAAATTCGTTTACTTTATAAAAGAACTTGAAATCTTAGCTttgacattaaaataaaaataattattacataACAACAGAATACtttcttaaa encodes the following:
- the LOC133843768 gene encoding uncharacterized protein LOC133843768; this translates as MKRSFTFLCGVLLLSCKFCVSQELTQNKTNIEPNDNDEAHRLKSLLDAIRPSTTVKPLSTSSTSKPKANVSSPIKDEPDFSFQNERLPLLSDDEVNSLTDDANPLYFLKQMPEEPKTQSVQETKPDPVSAPAPIPVSGSPIYITIPIYINTAGKMPLTLTIGDQEVSLAHQQRLNQGNRRASTKVPNSHFNRLLEMVEPPKRRTTNRHRSPSRSKIQAIKEHGSTQLYKEFNRKKSN
- the LOC133843769 gene encoding uncharacterized protein LOC133843769; amino-acid sequence: MKVCQNQKMDKAEKKRQKTLHKQMKAKHHEQKLQKHSRKMLRSTEPVSFPYQIFLHRLELRKSEKDFSYLRLSRSKIMLTAQLIDKNIGNCNKLCTVDDLKVLSREVQFKKRLIKQVDRLEQFRELGLNELVLDGKRTAL
- the LOC133843767 gene encoding trigger factor, translated to MVKHIYLTLAALLIMALAVSSAPTNMEHEVEAVKDSDLVVLRKTRAESSSVESDEEADDDDDDDEAEQKNDSAADDDEEEDDDDDDASFIRRRREAAAEPAKETAEAEAAPEAPAAPVEEHNAVVDPSASEVPTTTRKPVLVLIRDALNKVTTGLPTEQVTNNALQYFQLFQHFIQQTIEQVIDAADDDEDEVSPATTVDEDKKEEEDKKQEEDKVTEVPEKQTEEAAVVAEVPAPVPTDNETKPAKPAGASNAV